Proteins encoded by one window of Arabidopsis thaliana chromosome 2, partial sequence:
- a CDS encoding oxidoreductase/transition metal ion-binding protein (unknown protein; INVOLVED IN: biological_process unknown; LOCATED IN: endomembrane system; EXPRESSED IN: 16 plant structures; EXPRESSED DURING: 6 growth stages; BEST Arabidopsis thaliana protein match is: unknown protein (TAIR:AT5G19875.1); Has 227 Blast hits to 227 proteins in 13 species: Archae - 0; Bacteria - 0; Metazoa - 0; Fungi - 0; Plants - 227; Viruses - 0; Other Eukaryotes - 0 (source: NCBI BLink).), whose translation MGRDQEGSPPVPLHLCVFVLILLMFVTISWYASYEPVIEGFTYQFKLALMASPLLLLLAVHFLSDDQGVGGMMTSLIHLNERESLYRAGGTPWGVAFMLVFLFFMVSYQSQFQERWFPLR comes from the coding sequence ATGGGAAGAGATCAAGAAGGAAGCCCTCCAGTTCCCTTACATCTCTGCGTCTTCGTCTTGATCCTCTTAATGTTCGTAACAATCTCATGGTACGCCAGCTACGAACCAGTTATAGAAGGTTTTACGTATCAGTTCAAGCTTGCTCTCATGGCTTCTCCTCTGCTTTTGCTCTTAGCCGTTCATTTTCTATCCGATGATCAAGGAGTCGGAGGGATGATGACGTCTTTGATCCATCTGAACGAAAGAGAGTCTTTGTATAGAGCTGGAGGAACACCGTGGGGAGTGGCCTTCATGcttgtctttctcttcttcatggtTTCTTATCAATCTCAGTTTCAAGAACGTTGGTTTCCTCTTAGATAA
- a CDS encoding uncharacterized protein (unknown protein; FUNCTIONS IN: molecular_function unknown; INVOLVED IN: biological_process unknown; LOCATED IN: endomembrane system; EXPRESSED IN: 8 plant structures; EXPRESSED DURING: 4 anthesis, petal differentiation and expansion stage; BEST Arabidopsis thaliana protein match is: unknown protein (TAIR:AT1G05575.1); Has 61 Blast hits to 61 proteins in 10 species: Archae - 0; Bacteria - 0; Metazoa - 0; Fungi - 0; Plants - 61; Viruses - 0; Other Eukaryotes - 0 (source: NCBI BLink).), with the protein MDGGLGTMLMKVALFALVQGLVYLILLKSSRVFARSNSLKRAYSFRPMRSVSIRRILAALQDIPAGDDMSPSSNGSSSSSQDEAATTTTTSSSPS; encoded by the coding sequence ATGGATGGAGGCTTGGGAACGATGTTGATGAAGGTTGCCTTATTTGCCCTAGTTCAAGGTTTGGTGTATCTCATCCTCTTGAAATCGTCGAGGGTTTTTGCTAGATCGAATTCGTTGAAAAGGGCTTACAGTTTCCGACCGATGAGGTCAGTCAGCATCCGTCGGATTCTGGCGGCGCTTCAGGATATTCCTGCTGGCGACGATATGTCTCCTTCATCTAACGggtcctcttcttcttcgcaaGATGAggcagcaacaacaacaactacatcatcatcaccatcttaG